From a single Lewinella sp. LCG006 genomic region:
- a CDS encoding SdrD B-like domain-containing protein, with translation MTNNTTLSQEYQWQFTVAGRSAFLVFFLFFFAVQHAQSQVICPTIGALEAPLSFCEGFPFNLAATGLEDFDAAENNETNFEVRFVYLPAGATEDPYIDGIELGQVIPDNGIAELLEVGDQLAVGSYDIYALVSPDPADDACRPQAMATISIILCDDLGDFTFIDFNNNGAYDGSDVPLPQVLARIYDADTDEESLTMGPFTSNVDGNYWYTAVPADNYFFLYEPPAGYLASGTVVSGNNGNKIDPAAGNGPTSTADFAFSATAVDYTFDAGFIGPGTISGAVWPDNDFGFDFDEAGIDGVAFTLNWHGVDGVWGNADDVALARTSAAGGVFVFNHLPYGEYRLSLSSVAGTMLAAGYDLVSPVDNRYEFTIDDANTSFSNNNFIYQPQCLPSPGRLSTTNTLVMCGNATLGIYADQEITVRLNDFIAPLSIPTDYSYVILVVNESDEIVQVHPIANPTNGATVVVDLEGLPIGDYGIHGLHYLTTDLDLVTPFDFNIGASFSAIIDQLSLVDGGANTSGGLVCGDVSLTTNNLIASMNPQPPVYLGCLGAVNVSLNQQCGARVTPQMVLVGDWGCLIPADFQVSIFQNGELISQDGTLSGCGTYEYMVDVLVDGISGFPCWGYVVARDVTAPVITCPPAVTGGSTPEGIVDFLCEDIDQIVFNTPVAYIVDGDGQVVDIDPAVAAILDQTGYPLVQDGCDFVRVYVSDQIVQNGNCGLTYINRTFFAEDKFESACQGTSNLSNICTQQISFRKPALSEVILPPNIVELDCATFSGSTNPSPQQIHEALGVLAYPAVFSFFDADPSTPEVDPHLLDQTYCNLGASFQDRPRIELCGSTYTFIREWFIVDKCNLSNIIEFNQLIKIKDFTDPTLVLPTVDYNNDGIPDVRRFSTTPYSCEANIAIPAPTELYDFCSGPPELEVTVRDMAGNFLFLGTSGQVFTVPPGSYQLEYCATDECNNEVCQIMPIIVRDEIAPSVICDDQLNVQIGGGDITNNLYGIARVFATSVDEGSVDNCSSILVLEVRRNYWNNNTCGLSSSQFSPWGDFVDFYCCDINKEITLELRVTDEVGNSNQCWLVVTPEDKLRPTCFAPAPQTLSCAELPLLFSGDIEDGYNDDFAATSQLMSELFGGPTGTDNCAVDTLVERTPLININACGWGTITRRFEAWQLKPEGDVNGNGAIDVNEVLRSTNACSQLITITETHQYVIDFPADADADCLDPDIPGLVTETSGCDNLVINVGTPQRFSATGDECYKLSITYDVINWCIWDGESAAYQVARDTDIDNANVDACERPVVRVTDSGAIIDRNHPEPGCDSNLPNSTAVPAVQNVGRWAYTQFIKVYDNSLPTFTVAPYGGPTADCPDLSIGEFPALNNETCATQVSFNISLDDACEVFDNAGNLVLSIPTATVDWFAVDNNNDGQIDVNEFMVEENVTAQLMSNGDATFSISFDAPVIYQSQGTNVYHTLRLEAVDGCGNPSVRYISFKVIDCKAPAPICLNGLTATLSPNDEGTCDASIWVSDFLGSPITDCSEPIGYAIYRAAEVEAAGPDFVPSPLDTGLVLTMEDEATTVLYIYAIDSEGNFDFCETYILVQPGFACLAFGAIGGMIATEEEEPIGNVRLSLSGPMPMTTMSAPDGSYLFDNLEEDFDYTVTAYRNDDPLNGVTTFDIVLISKHILALAPLDSPYKRIAADVNRSGSITTLDIIQLRKLILNIYTEFPSNTSWRFIDQDYVFPQPENPWVEFFPELINLNDLIGEELNAGFIGVKIGDVNGTADGNF, from the coding sequence ATGACTAACAACACTACTCTTTCTCAAGAGTACCAGTGGCAGTTTACTGTAGCTGGTCGTTCTGCTTTTTTAGTATTTTTCCTATTCTTTTTTGCTGTTCAGCATGCCCAAAGCCAGGTTATTTGCCCTACCATTGGCGCATTAGAGGCTCCACTCAGTTTTTGTGAAGGCTTTCCTTTTAACCTTGCAGCCACTGGCTTGGAGGACTTTGATGCTGCGGAGAATAATGAAACCAACTTTGAAGTTCGTTTTGTTTATTTACCTGCTGGGGCGACGGAAGATCCTTACATTGACGGTATTGAATTAGGTCAGGTTATCCCTGACAATGGTATTGCCGAGCTACTTGAAGTGGGGGATCAATTGGCAGTAGGTAGTTATGATATTTACGCCCTGGTAAGTCCTGATCCAGCTGATGATGCTTGTCGGCCTCAGGCGATGGCCACGATCTCCATCATCCTTTGTGATGATTTGGGTGATTTTACCTTTATCGATTTCAATAACAATGGTGCTTACGATGGTAGTGATGTGCCCTTGCCCCAGGTACTAGCACGGATTTACGATGCAGATACCGACGAAGAAAGCCTGACAATGGGACCTTTTACGTCTAATGTCGACGGTAATTACTGGTACACAGCTGTACCTGCTGATAACTATTTTTTTCTATATGAACCACCAGCTGGTTATTTGGCTTCTGGTACGGTAGTTAGTGGCAATAACGGTAATAAAATAGACCCCGCCGCGGGCAACGGCCCAACCAGTACGGCTGATTTTGCATTTTCTGCAACTGCGGTGGATTACACTTTTGATGCGGGTTTTATTGGCCCAGGAACGATTAGTGGTGCCGTTTGGCCAGACAATGATTTTGGCTTCGATTTTGACGAAGCAGGAATTGATGGTGTTGCTTTTACCCTCAACTGGCATGGTGTAGATGGTGTATGGGGTAATGCCGACGATGTTGCCCTGGCACGTACTTCAGCAGCAGGAGGAGTATTTGTGTTTAATCATCTTCCTTACGGTGAATATCGCCTTAGCTTAAGCAGTGTTGCCGGTACGATGCTTGCTGCTGGTTACGACCTTGTTAGTCCGGTAGATAATCGCTACGAGTTTACCATTGACGATGCAAATACGAGTTTCTCCAATAATAATTTCATCTATCAACCCCAGTGTTTACCAAGTCCAGGACGACTCTCCACCACCAATACCCTGGTGATGTGTGGCAACGCTACTTTAGGCATTTATGCGGATCAGGAAATCACTGTGCGCTTAAATGATTTTATAGCTCCCCTGTCCATACCAACTGATTACAGTTATGTGATCCTGGTGGTTAACGAAAGCGACGAAATTGTCCAGGTTCATCCAATAGCCAACCCAACCAATGGAGCTACTGTCGTCGTTGATTTAGAAGGTTTACCAATTGGTGATTATGGAATACACGGCCTGCATTACCTGACGACAGATTTAGATTTAGTTACACCATTTGATTTTAATATTGGTGCCAGTTTTAGTGCAATCATTGATCAGCTTAGTTTGGTTGATGGAGGGGCGAATACAAGCGGTGGTTTAGTATGTGGAGATGTGAGTTTAACCACTAATAATTTAATCGCTAGTATGAACCCACAACCACCTGTTTACCTGGGTTGTTTGGGCGCTGTTAATGTGAGTTTAAATCAACAATGTGGTGCTCGGGTGACGCCACAAATGGTGTTGGTAGGGGATTGGGGATGTTTGATTCCTGCCGATTTTCAAGTCAGTATTTTTCAAAATGGAGAGCTCATTTCACAAGACGGAACCCTCAGTGGGTGTGGTACTTATGAATACATGGTTGATGTCTTGGTAGATGGTATAAGTGGCTTTCCCTGTTGGGGTTATGTAGTTGCGCGCGATGTCACTGCGCCCGTCATTACCTGCCCGCCAGCCGTTACAGGGGGCAGTACTCCCGAAGGGATTGTTGACTTTCTTTGTGAAGATATTGACCAGATAGTTTTCAATACGCCCGTAGCTTATATCGTCGATGGCGATGGTCAGGTGGTGGATATTGATCCAGCAGTAGCGGCTATCTTGGATCAAACAGGCTATCCTCTTGTACAGGATGGTTGTGATTTTGTAAGAGTTTATGTTTCTGACCAAATTGTACAAAATGGAAATTGTGGCTTGACTTATATCAATCGTACTTTTTTTGCGGAAGATAAATTTGAATCTGCCTGCCAGGGGACTTCTAATTTATCTAATATTTGCACCCAGCAAATTTCGTTTAGAAAACCTGCATTAAGCGAAGTTATTTTGCCACCCAATATAGTAGAATTAGATTGTGCTACTTTTAGTGGCAGTACCAATCCCAGCCCACAACAAATTCACGAAGCACTTGGTGTATTAGCTTACCCTGCCGTATTCAGCTTCTTCGATGCTGATCCCTCAACGCCGGAGGTGGATCCTCATCTGCTCGATCAGACTTATTGTAATTTGGGCGCTTCTTTTCAGGATCGTCCTCGCATCGAATTGTGTGGTAGTACCTACACTTTCATCAGGGAATGGTTTATCGTTGACAAATGTAATTTATCCAATATTATCGAGTTCAATCAGTTGATCAAAATCAAAGATTTTACTGACCCAACGCTGGTATTGCCTACGGTAGATTACAATAACGATGGTATACCCGATGTACGCCGATTTTCTACCACACCCTATTCCTGTGAAGCGAATATTGCAATCCCCGCTCCGACGGAACTCTACGATTTTTGCTCAGGGCCTCCAGAATTGGAGGTAACCGTTAGAGACATGGCTGGTAATTTCCTTTTTCTTGGTACATCGGGGCAGGTATTTACGGTGCCACCAGGAAGTTACCAACTAGAATACTGCGCAACGGATGAATGTAACAATGAGGTGTGCCAAATCATGCCCATTATTGTCCGTGACGAGATCGCTCCTTCGGTGATTTGTGATGATCAACTGAATGTACAAATTGGCGGTGGAGATATCACCAATAACTTGTACGGCATTGCCCGGGTATTTGCTACTAGTGTTGACGAAGGTTCTGTGGACAATTGTTCCTCAATATTGGTATTGGAGGTTCGCCGGAATTACTGGAACAACAATACTTGTGGACTTAGTTCTAGCCAGTTCTCTCCCTGGGGAGATTTTGTTGATTTTTACTGCTGTGATATCAACAAAGAGATTACGCTTGAGTTGAGGGTAACGGACGAAGTGGGCAACAGCAACCAGTGCTGGCTAGTAGTGACTCCCGAAGATAAATTGCGACCAACCTGTTTTGCACCAGCACCACAAACACTTAGCTGTGCCGAGCTGCCATTGCTCTTTTCGGGGGATATAGAAGACGGTTACAACGATGACTTCGCAGCCACTTCCCAACTGATGAGCGAACTTTTTGGTGGCCCAACGGGTACCGACAATTGTGCCGTTGATACCCTGGTGGAGCGTACGCCATTGATCAACATTAATGCGTGTGGTTGGGGTACGATCACCCGCCGATTTGAAGCGTGGCAGTTGAAGCCAGAAGGGGATGTCAATGGCAATGGAGCTATTGATGTCAACGAAGTATTGCGTTCTACCAATGCTTGTAGCCAACTCATTACGATCACCGAAACCCACCAATACGTTATTGATTTCCCCGCTGATGCCGATGCGGATTGCCTTGATCCTGATATTCCAGGCTTGGTCACGGAAACCAGCGGTTGTGATAATCTCGTCATCAACGTAGGTACCCCCCAGCGGTTCAGCGCTACTGGAGATGAATGCTACAAGCTTAGTATCACCTACGATGTGATCAATTGGTGTATCTGGGACGGGGAATCTGCCGCTTATCAAGTAGCTCGTGATACAGACATCGACAACGCAAATGTAGATGCTTGTGAACGCCCCGTGGTAAGGGTTACCGATAGTGGCGCAATTATTGATCGTAATCATCCCGAACCAGGCTGCGACTCTAATCTACCTAACAGCACAGCGGTACCTGCTGTACAGAACGTTGGTCGCTGGGCTTATACCCAGTTCATCAAAGTTTACGACAACTCCTTACCGACCTTTACCGTGGCTCCCTATGGTGGCCCTACGGCAGATTGTCCTGATTTGTCTATTGGAGAGTTTCCCGCGCTGAACAACGAAACATGTGCAACCCAGGTGAGCTTTAACATTAGCCTGGATGATGCCTGTGAGGTATTCGATAACGCTGGCAATTTGGTACTATCAATTCCGACGGCAACCGTCGATTGGTTTGCTGTAGATAATAACAATGATGGCCAAATCGATGTCAACGAATTCATGGTTGAGGAGAACGTTACGGCTCAGCTTATGAGCAACGGAGATGCCACCTTTTCCATTAGCTTCGATGCTCCTGTCATCTACCAATCGCAGGGAACCAATGTTTATCATACCCTGCGACTGGAAGCAGTAGACGGTTGTGGCAACCCGAGTGTCCGCTATATTTCCTTCAAAGTCATTGATTGTAAAGCACCAGCCCCGATCTGTCTTAATGGCCTCACGGCGACCTTATCTCCTAATGATGAAGGGACTTGTGATGCGAGTATATGGGTGTCGGATTTCCTGGGTAGCCCGATTACGGATTGTAGTGAACCCATTGGCTACGCCATTTACCGAGCTGCTGAGGTGGAGGCTGCTGGGCCTGATTTCGTGCCTAGTCCTTTAGATACAGGCTTGGTTTTGACCATGGAAGACGAAGCAACAACCGTGTTGTACATCTATGCTATCGATAGTGAGGGCAACTTCGATTTCTGTGAAACCTATATTTTGGTGCAACCAGGCTTTGCTTGTTTGGCTTTCGGTGCCATTGGGGGGATGATTGCAACGGAAGAAGAAGAACCCATTGGCAATGTCCGTTTGAGCCTCAGTGGCCCAATGCCCATGACTACCATGAGCGCACCGGATGGCTCTTATCTGTTTGATAACCTGGAAGAAGACTTCGATTATACGGTTACTGCTTATCGCAATGATGATCCGCTAAATGGGGTGACGACCTTTGATATTGTACTGATCAGCAAGCATATTTTGGCACTTGCCCCGCTTGATTCGCCCTACAAGCGCATCGCAGCGGATGTCAACCGTTCTGGATCGATCACCACCCTTGATATTATCCAATTGCGTAAGCTGATCTTGAATATTTATACAGAATTCCCCAGCAATACCAGCTGGCGCTTTATCGACCAGGATTATGTCTTCCCGCAACCTGAAAATCCCTGGGTAGAATTCTTCCCGGAACTGATCAATCTTAATGACTTGATTGGGGAAGAACTGAACGCTGGGTTTATCGGAGTGAAAATTGGTGACGTTAACGGTACTGCGGATGGTAATTTCTAG
- a CDS encoding outer membrane beta-barrel protein: MKKLVQIFSLVVFFCLSFGAKAQNVTAGPVSVPAVLEQDPPVGEEEEEDEEEAKFTLSGSADAYFRASTNDQAPVTSFANLPGFSLGMFNLIGTHEGKKAGFVGDLVFGPRGGDAVFASAVPTLGGLAANASTFVNQLYVYFNASDNVTLTLGNFNTFLGYEVISPTGNFNYSTSYMFSYGPFSHTGIKADIGLGEDISLMLGVFNPTDLTEANYIGSYSYGAQLGYKGVYLNLLYGDQDGDAEGSAGALFQVDLTAGFDVTEDFYVGVNATMNSYEPSEGTDRPGFYGFAGYLQYALSESFALGLRGEYFGENNTGYGIIGAYDMDLSASIIDLTLSGNIAIGNLTLIPEIRLDSASEDVFLDGDGKATSSLASFVLAGVYAF, encoded by the coding sequence ATGAAAAAGCTTGTACAAATTTTCAGTTTAGTTGTATTTTTTTGCTTATCATTCGGGGCAAAGGCTCAGAATGTGACTGCGGGTCCTGTTTCAGTACCAGCTGTCCTTGAACAAGATCCTCCCGTTGGAGAGGAGGAAGAAGAAGACGAAGAGGAGGCGAAGTTTACGCTTTCTGGTTCTGCCGATGCTTACTTCCGCGCTAGTACTAATGATCAGGCTCCGGTGACTTCATTTGCCAATCTGCCTGGTTTTAGCTTGGGTATGTTTAATCTTATTGGTACCCACGAAGGTAAGAAAGCAGGTTTTGTTGGCGATTTGGTGTTCGGCCCTCGTGGTGGTGATGCCGTATTCGCTTCTGCCGTACCTACCTTAGGTGGTTTAGCAGCAAATGCTTCTACTTTCGTGAACCAGCTGTACGTGTACTTCAATGCTAGTGATAACGTAACCTTGACTTTGGGTAACTTCAATACCTTTCTTGGTTATGAAGTGATTTCACCTACAGGGAACTTCAATTACTCTACTTCTTACATGTTCTCCTACGGCCCATTTTCTCACACTGGTATCAAAGCGGACATCGGTTTGGGAGAAGACATCAGCTTGATGTTGGGGGTATTCAACCCTACTGACCTGACGGAAGCGAACTACATTGGTTCTTATTCCTACGGTGCTCAGCTTGGTTATAAAGGTGTTTACCTTAACCTGCTATATGGCGACCAGGATGGTGATGCAGAAGGTAGTGCTGGTGCACTGTTTCAGGTTGATTTGACAGCAGGATTTGATGTTACCGAAGATTTCTACGTAGGTGTTAATGCTACCATGAACTCTTACGAACCAAGTGAGGGCACTGATCGCCCTGGTTTTTACGGTTTTGCCGGTTACTTACAGTATGCACTCAGCGAAAGCTTTGCACTGGGCCTAAGAGGTGAGTATTTCGGTGAGAACAACACCGGCTACGGAATCATTGGTGCTTATGATATGGATTTGTCTGCCAGTATAATTGACTTGACACTATCTGGCAACATAGCCATAGGTAACTTGACATTGATCCCTGAAATCCGTTTGGATTCAGCTTCAGAGGATGTGTTCCTAGATGGTGACGGAAAAGCTACGTCATCACTGGCTTCTTTCGTTCTGGCAGGGGTTTATGCCTTTTAA
- a CDS encoding ammonium transporter: MEQGLFTANNVWMLVATCLVFLMHLGFMTLEAGFVQKKNVVNIIFKNAMIIAIGLLTYCVVGFNLMYPGEAFAGGFFGFSGFGLSMPEGDAGAIDYASGGYTYWTDFIFQGMFAATAATIVSGAVAERIKLNSFLIFSVVLVSLAYPITGMWKWGGGWLNEAGFYDFAGSTLVHAMGGAAALAAVLVLGPRRGKYTASGKIKPIPGHSMPLAAMGVFLLWFGWFGFNGGSVLSADPVAVSLVFVTTSLAASAGAIGAFIVSYAMFKTHDLSMVLNGILGGLVGITAGADQMGPMSAILIGLIAGFIIPLSVVFFDRVKIDDPVGATSVHLVCGIWGTLAVGIFGSMAGLKQLWIQLYGVLAVVAFTFVFAYGLMYLLKVTMGIRVTEEEEVKGLDVEEHEMHAYAESVEESSFQMSVK; this comes from the coding sequence ATGGAACAAGGATTATTTACAGCAAATAACGTTTGGATGCTGGTGGCAACCTGCCTGGTATTCCTAATGCACCTCGGCTTTATGACTTTGGAAGCCGGGTTCGTTCAAAAGAAGAACGTTGTCAATATTATTTTTAAGAACGCAATGATTATTGCGATAGGTTTGTTGACTTACTGTGTTGTAGGTTTCAACTTAATGTATCCTGGCGAAGCTTTTGCGGGGGGCTTTTTCGGTTTTAGCGGCTTTGGTCTGTCTATGCCCGAAGGCGATGCTGGAGCTATCGACTATGCCAGTGGTGGTTATACCTACTGGACCGACTTTATCTTCCAGGGCATGTTTGCGGCTACAGCCGCTACCATTGTTTCGGGAGCAGTAGCTGAGCGGATCAAACTTAATTCCTTCCTCATTTTCTCGGTTGTTTTAGTTTCCCTTGCTTATCCTATCACCGGGATGTGGAAGTGGGGTGGAGGCTGGCTCAACGAGGCAGGTTTCTACGATTTTGCGGGTTCTACCCTGGTACACGCCATGGGAGGTGCTGCTGCACTAGCTGCTGTTTTGGTCTTAGGCCCACGCCGAGGAAAATACACGGCCAGTGGAAAAATCAAACCTATTCCTGGACATAGTATGCCACTCGCGGCAATGGGTGTGTTTCTACTTTGGTTCGGCTGGTTTGGTTTCAATGGTGGTTCAGTTTTAAGTGCCGACCCCGTAGCGGTTTCTCTGGTATTTGTCACTACTTCGCTTGCTGCTTCCGCAGGTGCTATTGGCGCATTCATTGTTTCTTATGCAATGTTCAAAACCCATGACCTTTCGATGGTACTAAATGGTATTCTGGGAGGCTTGGTCGGTATTACCGCAGGAGCGGATCAGATGGGCCCTATGTCGGCTATTTTGATTGGTTTGATTGCGGGATTCATTATTCCTCTGTCTGTTGTTTTCTTTGATCGGGTGAAAATTGATGACCCGGTAGGAGCTACTTCTGTACACCTCGTTTGTGGTATCTGGGGAACACTAGCCGTAGGCATTTTTGGAAGCATGGCTGGTCTCAAGCAGCTGTGGATTCAGTTGTACGGTGTACTCGCCGTTGTTGCCTTCACTTTTGTTTTTGCTTATGGATTGATGTACCTCCTCAAGGTGACCATGGGTATCCGCGTGACGGAAGAGGAAGAAGTGAAAGGCCTTGATGTAGAGGAGCACGAAATGCACGCTTACGCGGAATCGGTCGAAGAATCGTCGTTTCAGATGAGCGTAAAGTAA
- a CDS encoding glutamine synthetase beta-grasp domain-containing protein: MTKFKLEYIWLDGYKPTQTLRSKTKIVKDFSGKLEDCPMWSFDGSSTQQAPGNSSDCLLKPVAIYPDPGRRDGYLVMTEVLTSDGKPHPSNGRATIDDQDDDFWFGFEQEYFLWDPATNKPLGFPAEGYPAPQGPYYCSVGATHAYGREIVEEHMDLCIDAGLNIEGINAEVAAGQWEFQIFAKGAQDAGDQIWVGRYLLERTAEKYGVVVNWHCKPVKGDWNGSGMHANFSNSVLRTCGSEETYKKILEAFRPVTAEHIAVYGADNHMRLTGLHETQSIDQYSYGISDRGASIRIPVVTVENGWKGYLEDRRPNSEADPYKVAARIIKTVKSAL, translated from the coding sequence ATGACAAAGTTCAAATTAGAGTACATTTGGTTGGATGGTTACAAACCAACCCAGACATTACGGAGCAAAACCAAAATCGTTAAGGATTTCAGCGGTAAGCTGGAAGACTGTCCCATGTGGTCATTCGATGGTAGCTCTACCCAGCAGGCACCCGGCAACTCTTCGGATTGTTTGCTGAAGCCTGTAGCTATTTACCCTGATCCAGGCCGCCGCGATGGCTACTTGGTGATGACCGAAGTACTGACTTCCGATGGTAAGCCACATCCTAGTAATGGCCGTGCTACGATTGACGACCAGGATGATGATTTTTGGTTTGGTTTCGAACAAGAATACTTCTTGTGGGATCCTGCAACAAACAAGCCCTTAGGCTTCCCTGCAGAAGGGTACCCTGCTCCCCAAGGGCCCTACTACTGTAGTGTTGGTGCTACCCACGCTTACGGCCGTGAGATCGTAGAAGAACACATGGATTTGTGTATCGATGCTGGTCTGAACATTGAAGGTATCAATGCGGAAGTTGCTGCTGGCCAGTGGGAATTCCAAATTTTTGCTAAAGGTGCTCAAGATGCAGGTGACCAAATTTGGGTAGGTCGCTACCTATTGGAGCGCACTGCTGAAAAGTATGGTGTTGTTGTAAATTGGCACTGTAAGCCGGTAAAAGGCGACTGGAACGGTTCTGGTATGCACGCCAACTTCTCTAACTCAGTACTTCGTACTTGTGGTTCAGAGGAGACCTATAAGAAAATTCTGGAAGCTTTCCGCCCAGTTACTGCTGAGCACATTGCAGTGTATGGTGCAGATAACCACATGCGTCTGACAGGCTTGCACGAAACGCAGTCAATTGATCAGTACAGTTACGGTATTTCTGATCGTGGTGCTTCTATTCGTATCCCTGTGGTAACGGTAGAAAACGGTTGGAAAGGTTACCTGGAAGATCGTCGCCCCAACTCTGAGGCTGATCCTTACAAAGTGGCTGCTCGTATCATCAAGACGGTTAAATCTGCGCTTTAA
- a CDS encoding P-II family nitrogen regulator, translating into MKKIEAIVRLSRFERIRDALAEIGVNFFTLTEVKGFGLQKGEQLMYRGSVYDADYIARLRIDIFCNTDKVDEIINAIVSSGRTGEVGDGKIIVIDLEHVVRIRTFEIGAEAI; encoded by the coding sequence ATGAAGAAAATCGAAGCTATTGTTCGTTTATCCCGCTTCGAACGTATTCGGGATGCGCTGGCAGAAATCGGCGTCAACTTTTTCACCCTTACCGAAGTGAAAGGTTTTGGTTTGCAAAAAGGCGAACAGCTCATGTACCGAGGCAGCGTTTACGATGCTGATTACATCGCTCGCTTGCGCATTGACATATTCTGTAATACTGATAAAGTTGATGAAATCATTAACGCCATCGTATCTTCTGGTCGTACCGGTGAAGTCGGTGATGGTAAGATTATTGTTATTGATTTAGAGCACGTTGTGCGTATCCGCACTTTCGAAATTGGCGCCGAAGCCATCTAG